The following nucleotide sequence is from Apium graveolens cultivar Ventura chromosome 4, ASM990537v1, whole genome shotgun sequence.
GGTGTGAAAATTACACAAGCTCAAGATGAGGATGCTGAAGAAGCTttggaaggggatcaggaatctctattctcatcagaaccaatagtcattgaagcccttccagcacctgaagacactgttccagacacagtgatcacacctcctatctctccgTTCAAAGAAACagctacagttgaagattcatgattaagtcctgaaattgatattcaaatGTTACATACACCAactgtcttgtatctggaagcaccacaagcaaaggagtcaactccacctgtttctccattaaatgttgatattcctactactccaattctggatttggATCCTGAAACAGATGAAGTagttccagaatctccttcagctACACACACTTttgtgttatcagaagatgaggagatgttatcaagttctggagacagtgcttcggttaatgctccaattcttggaaatgaggcacAACTTAAATTTGTTAAAGAAGATGCTcatgttccatgggaagaaactcacagaggagttaaatggaccaagaagtggaatcaacctgacttcattccaagctcaaatgTTCTGAAAGatcatatttcaaaagctgatgagttgctgacaaattctgattttaagacacaacttaaagtcactgctctcagtactaaatctcttcaaggtctacactccacaactcaagcaaaggttgataaacttcaagaaacagctgataagctagacatggAGATCAAAttagacaaaaagaggtttatcagacctattcaagAGAAAGTGGAAAaaattgagaaagttcaagaaaagcagcaggcccaactggatgaggtcttgcaaaatcaagcttctcaacaaatttaattaactgagatccaatcttcagtggaactccttctttctctactcttatcagatgatgccaaaaaggggaagaatgtagttaagtccaaatgctcaactagctAAActctgaagaagaaggatgataaaggagatgaccagggaaaccctaacAAGGGCAAaagtcaaggtcaaggcaaacaaagcaacaaagtttcttcacagaaactaatttctgattctagcaaatcttttacacagaagaatacaagttctaaagctgtgaatgctcaagttctgaaagcaagttctgataatcaaagtctgatatcaagttatgatattctgattcaagctggaagtcaagactctcggaagtttttataaactttgaagcttaagggaagagagactactgtctactataaggatcccaagattcaaactcttgatgaagaaattgctaaaagattatttctcaagcataatcctggaatggatttagagactctaaaggaggaggaagctagatttgcagctgagaagacaaatcttaaatctaaagcttctaatgcaaagaaacctccaaggcctaaggaaaaaggcattgtgatcaaggaaaggtcaacttctgaggcttcaaagcccaagacaggatcacaagttgaaattgatcccaaaacaaacgggaaaggaaagattgatgaaccaacaaagaaacaggagatgaagattactcaaatcctgatggatcctgtgtgcaaaatggttcaagtttttgatgatacagctgcattgaaactctgaaaagaaagaatataacagaagaatctaagacaacctctgacatagctcaagttgttcagagtgaagacaTTTCAAAACAACAAGGTATAAATGAAAcagcaaatcctgatcaagtcatcaagacatcaacctttgacagagctcaagtagatttgaacaagatgacaattgctgataagaagaagctactatggaacaaagctactccagtggaacctaagaTCAATCTAATGATTgatcaacttgcaacatttgggttgagagccaagcaacctagagatagagctggattaggttccgatgaagaaaagatacaaacaggagtagaagttactctcagagatcctttcatgttgacagataaaccatatgaacaaatcaaacaaaagcaccttgacaaagtgctgcctgctcaaattgtgatggatgctcatgataaagatgatctaaaagagaaattgatcttatttctcaatgatggcagaacttatagactagctgatactgatgtgctaaagaagtctgtcaaaaagcttcaacatattcactaccttctggaagtaaaatctgatgttacaagaagatggttagaatatattttgtataagagatcttctcagaatctctggtacaaaggcttctcagtacattccaaaaataactgaagatgatggaagagaaattcctatgaggaagaactctgctaaggtggaagttattctgaaaggaaagtgtctatgctacaatgaagactcttcacatcctagagttatcagacttggagatggtcTTGAAAGAACATCTATCCCAGCACTCAGAACatccatttatcaaattggtgataataaagatgaagaactgatgcaattcaacgcacagttagttgaagttatgagaaaagctgaagacaaactggtaaaagactttacaaggaatcactttggattcagattgatccaatgatattggtaaagctacatgtactgtaagttgtagttagttgtctaaataaactctcattgcatttgtacttaaatgtttttgacatcatcaaatctattaacttgtatatttttcataatttacaagttgggggagattgttagatatatttatgatgtcatgactaatctgctgtgtttagtttcagaacttaatatcaggactaatcaggacttactggaaatcaggacttactgaagtcagaacttatatcagaacttaaggccgtcatgatttatatcaggacttaagtgcgggtacttcagataaggaatgcggctaaTTTACAGtagaggatctggactaaaacaaaagaagatatgtatgaagagttggacagctagaagacttgtaaaaagataatatctgattgatatattttaggagacataattatattccatatcaattagaagatatcttgtaactgtgtactatataaacacagtttagggtttacattataagtgttatcattcacgagaacattattcattgtaacctagcagctcttagtgatattgttcatcactgagagagtagtttaacctactttgtaacagagcttattatattcaataaacttgattactgttacatacttgtgttctaaatcgatttgattgtataaacactatattcaacccccttctatagtgttgtgtgacctaacaatttaGCTCCTCGAAGTAGGTAGGGGTGCCACGGAAGCCTGCCAGAACCTCCTTCGGAGTAGGCCGAGCAGCCAGATCATCTCTCAGCCTCTTTTTCCCGGCCCTCATCTCCCGGACAGAAGCCTCGGCCCGGTCCTCCCTCTCCCTTATCTCATCCAGAATCTTCTTATGAGTCGCAGCTTCCTTAACATTGGCCTCCTTCAGGTCCTTGATCTCCCGGGCTAGATTCTCGGCCTCATTCTTAGCAACATTATCGACGTCAGCTTTCACCTTCAGACTCCGGGCAATGCAAACCAACCCAGCGATCCGGGAGTTAGCCTGCACAAATTACATGTCAAAACTAGAAGATATAAAGCAGAAAAGACAAGTACAAAAAACAATAAGGCAAGAACTTACAGCAGTCACATCCTCTTGCAGAGAGACCAAAAAATCCTCGAGAGGCTCCTTCCGGTATTTCTTCCTCTCGGCAGTGCTGGAAAAATTTTCAAACAACTACTTCCGGCGTGTCTCCGGAGTAAAAGTAGCCAGTAGGGCCTTGAGGGTCTCCAGAGTGTCCGGAGCCAACTCGGTCGCGACCTTCTTCGAAGCTCGGCTATCCGACTCAAATCAAAAGACTAACCAAATCAACCCCGGAGTCTTATACTCATTAGACCCGGGGGTTAGAGGgcaacaaatcaaagaaaaacccCAAAAAATTTCTTCCAAATAGTTCAAGGAACCCCACCTTGGACTCAAATCAAAGGACCAACCAAGTCAAACCTGGAGTCTTATACTCATTAGACCCCAGTGTTAGAGGGCAACAAATAAAAGAAAAACCCCAAAAAAATTCTTCTAAATAGTTCAAGGAACCCCACCTTGGACTCAAATCAAaggactaaccaagtcaaccatGGAGTCTTATACTCATTAGACCCCGGGGTTAGAGGgcaacaaatcaaagaaaaacccCAAAAAATTTCTTCCAAATAGTTCAAGGAACCCCACCTTGGACTCAAATCAAacgactaaccaagtcaaccccagAGTCTTATACTCATTAGATCCCGGGGTTAGAGGgcaacaaatcaaagaaaaacccCAAAAAAAATTCTAAGTCGTTCAGTACAACAATAAATAAtctactcccccatccgggtaaacccgcataagggagtgaGAGGCAAATGATAGCCCATAATAATATAGGCCCATTAATAAGAGCCTAGGGCCCAATAAGAAGAGCTCAAGGTCCGTCAAGCAATAAACCTGGAAGACCCCAGGACACGTGGCAGTATCTACACTGCCCAGGTGGCCCGGTTCCGGAACCTTCTTACGGCCCGGATCCGGTAGTACACCAACTTATCATGGACATCCACGTGTCCTACAGTCCAGAACACACCTACGGTCCAGATCaaaggtacaaacccctaaaccctaaagggaagcctataaaaggctaaacaaaaggAGTATTAGGGGTTACTTCATCTTTACAATATATACAGATATACATAAACCACCTATATTCGTGTAATTCCTATTTTACCCATCCTTCTCCAaaattctttctcattttcacaccggaggtgccgcggggacgccaccccctCCGGTTCTATTTTGCAGGTGTTCATCCTACAGCTACACCGCACGTCGCCGTCATTTATGTCCAAATGGAGTTTGAGTCTGGGTCGAATAAGGAGAGGAGCCCGGGGTGATCTGGGATTATCACTTACCAAAATTAACTATGTAACCTCTAGTTACATAACCTCTAGTTACATATCAATAAATCAAACACGTATACTTTAATTACCTTGGAACTTGTAGTTATAACTTGGTTACGGGGAAATTCAAGTTCACGTATAATTATTCGATAAAAACAAACAAGGCCTTAGAAACTTTAGTCATTGAAAAAAGACGATTCAGATTTGTGAAATAATCCGAAGAGACTTGGAAATGTTCTACTCCCTCCGTCCAGACTTGGAAATGttctactccctccgtcccaaccATTTATTTACAGTTTCTTTTTTGGAATGTCCCATCCAAttttttacatttcaaaacttaccaaaaatagttaATGGATCCCACCACTTTCTCATTTTTCCTTTCctttcacactacttttactccactatctcctttttatacattaaaaatcaataggtcccaccacttcacccaattttctttctctttttcactattttatacatattttatacataatttttttttagcTTTTTGTACTTCTAACATTACCTTTTTTAGATAATtgattaatattttttaaaattaatattattttttactTTCCAAATAATTAGGAATTTCACCCTTTCAAAATCAAAACAAATGTTTAAAGTTTTTTcttttgaataaaaaaatatgtataaaattGTTTGacaaaaaaaaacacaaaatgTATAAAGTTACAAAAACAGCGGCACTAACCGACGTCGTTTGCTAATCTCCTGGACTACGAAACGAGTGCAGTGCTGTGCGGCCATCGCCATTCCCGATTGTTCTTGAATCAACACACACAATTATACATACAAATATCCATACAAGATCTCTATATATAATCCCGAACTCATACACCAAGCTACAACGAATAAATGGCTTCATCTATAACGGCTCGTCAAGCTCTAAACCTGACTCGGCTCTCTGCTTCGCGATCAGCTTCTCAAATTCAGCGCCGCGGCTTCTCCGGCGCCGCCGGTAACATATTTGAATACCCTTTTCGTTCTTTTATCCAAAGCTCCTATCTTTTTTATGTATTGAATTGTGTGTGAATATTTTTGTAATTAATTGTAGAGATGGTGAAATGTTTTCTTTTTTTGTGATATGTGTGTTTAATTTTGTGTGTAATTGTATTAGATCATCATGGTCCTCCAAAGGTTAATTGTTGGGAAGCTCCAATGAGTCCGTCGACATGGAAGGAAGAGCATGTGAGTATATATTTGAATGCTTGTGTGTATGTTATTATGGCATTTgaatttgatcaagaagttgGCAAGTTTGGGTTTTTATTGTTCGACACGTGAAATTTTATTATTACGGTGAATGGAAATAGTGAGCTTGAGTATGATGGTAGATGGTGTTTGGAGATTAAAGCTTGATTGTATTTGCATTTATGAAAATTTTGGGTTTGAGAAGGTTTTGTGGAGTGATTATTGGAGGATGTGTTTGTTTTAATTTAGATTTAGGGCTTTCGACTAATGCTAATTTTTTATTTGCAGTTTGTAATTGTTTCATTGTCTGGATGGGGTCTTGTTCTCTTTGGTGGATATAAAGCGTTCTCTGGAGGCAAGAAGGAAGAGGTACTAACTTTTTCtttatttggaaattttgagaccCTATTTTATTATGTTTATGGTTAAAAAGTTTGGCATCGTAAGCTGAGAAGTTGATGACACTCGGAGGTTGCTGTTGTTGTAAGCTGAAGTGAGTTCGTGTTACAATTACATAATGCACGAGCTTTTATTGATTGGAAATGAAGAACTCAGCCTTTGTTTGTATCAATTTCTTTTTATAACTTTTTGTTTAAAAGTTCTAGtaaacatgatttatttatttattttgaataatttactTGAAGAGTAGCAACACTCTTCTCTTTTTTCAAACGGTTCTTCTAGTTTGATGTCATTTCTAATTTATTAACCATACTTTGAGATTGATGGGGATTTAATGACTAGAAGTTGGGATAATCTTCCTTGCAAGGTTATTACAGTTAACAGATTCTATTAGGGGCTATCAGCTTTTTTAAGTTGGTTACTAGAGCCCTATAGTCAATAATTGGGACCATGGTTACTGTATATTATAAATGGTTATTATATTATTGTGCCATATGATATTTGTTTTTGACTCGATCTTcacatttgttttgttttgtaatTGCAGAAACAGCCGGAGGCAGCAAAGTAGAGCTGGTGTGTAGTGTTAACTTAACATGAAGTTTCTTCATAATAATGTATTTGCAGTGAACTAATCTCTAAGAATCTTGTTTGTTTTTTTGCTCGAGATGGATTTTCTCTCATCGTTTAGTTGTATGACTATGGAATACCCGTATGATGAGATTTTTGATGCCATTATGGCGTTACAACTTAAAAGACAAACCAATGTGTTCAACAGTTCGTTTTCACTTATTCTGTTTTCCGAATACTTTTGCTGTGTTCTATTGGTTAGTATGAACCCTAAATTACCTAGTTTTTAATAGTCATTAGATATCTTTCAGTCTGATTTAGAGTTATATGCTTATTCCTAGGTCTGTTACAACTTTAAATCTTCGGATGATTACTTTTAAACATGCTATTTCTTATCTGACAAGTCTGCATTAGAGCAATCATCCAGACTTTTGTAATGGCTAACTAAGATGTAGGTTTTGCTGTTATTTGTTAACTGTCTGCGCTATGGTCTTCCTACTTAGAGCTGAACTGCAAGGTTATGTGCATCTATTCATAAGTAGTGTCAACCTCCCAGTCTGAAATATCAGCAGTATTTTTAGCAATATTTCTTTTCTTGGCATTGGCTGCTTTGTCGTTACCACTCCTCTCTGTGCGATGTGTTTTTTCATTGGCTTGTGCCTCTGGGTGAACAATTTCTTTAGGCTTCTTTTTTCTGTCATCACTGGTAATCTTGCTTTTCAGTTCGTTGATATTTCTGTTCACCTGGACTTCATTTGCTAGCTGAGAAAAACTTTCTGGGATCCTATTCTCAGTGTTCATATGCATCTTTAGAACACTGCTTGAATGATCTTTTTTGGTTTTACTCTCTGATCCAACTTTGGTCTCACCTTTTGTTTCCTTACCTTCCTTCCACAGAACTGGTTTTAATAATTTTAACGTTGCATCGTTTTCATTTGATGCAATTCTGATGTCCACGCCTAGCAACTCTGTTTCTTCATGCCTCTTTTTCTGCTTACCATCTCTTTCATTTCTGAAGAATCTTTTTCCTTTTGCACTTCCGACTACATTCTTCTCTTGACCACTGTTTTCAAACTTACTGTTTGTAGCAAGTGTGGCACCGTCAACATCTTTTACTTTTTGAAAGTCAACAACAGTGTTTGCTTTTGCCTGAGTTCCATTTGTGTTACTCCTCTGGGTGTCTATTTTCAAACCTCCATCTTTAGAACTTTTATAACCCATTTGTTCGCCATGACTTTTTGCGGTTGTATTTTTGTGCGGAaattcttgtagagaaccttTTAATATATGAGGTTCTTCTCCAGATATTTTCCTGCTAAAGGCAGCATTTTCAGTTTCTCTTCTATCTTCACCCTTTTCTCCTCCTGCAATTTTAATATAGGCATCCATTCGACCACCATTCTCTTTGTTAGTGCTTACAGTTTCATCCCTTCTTGCAATACCAATTATGGTGGTTAAATTCACAGCAGAATTTGGATATTTAAAATTGATATCCCAATTCCTAACTGGTAATTTAAGATCTCTCTTTAGATCTTCCGATTCAGCTTCCTTCAAGCTCAAAGCTTGGTCTAGAATTGATCCACGATTATTTTGTGTGTTTACATTCTTTTCCCTTTCTTTCATTAGATTAATCTCATTTTGTTTTTCTTCTAGTGATGACTCTATGGTTTTGTGTTCCTCTTTCAAGGAAGATATTGTGGATTGCATTTCCAGTATCTTGCCACTGAGCTCCGACTTCTGGTTTCGGAGAGTGTATAACTCTGATTTCAATTCTTCTGATTTACGTTTAGCTTCTTTTGCAAAATCTCTTTCCTTCTGTAACACAGAAAATACCCTCTGACTACTAGCATAAAAATAAACCAAAAATGCAACCAGCTTGTTTTATTGTGTAATATAGAATTGAGGTGCATTATCTTCTTTTATTATTTGTTATTTGTTTAAAAAAACTTCAGAAATAGATAAAAAAAAAACTTATTGAAATTATTATGGAATAGCGCACTGCTGATGTCTAGTGCCCTCGAAAAAAGACATGCGTTTTTTATCTCTAGTTCCCTCTAATAAAGCATATATGTTGGATTGATGATTGATCGAAGGCAAAAGAAGATATAAACCAAATTATCATATTCAGTATGTCTCGCTCCATAGTAGAATCTTGGACATACCTACTATGTCATAAACTCACAGGATGATGATTGACGCAAAGCAAAACAACATATAAACCAAATCAACATTTAGTATGTCTCGCTCAGAAATACGAATTTTGACATACATGTCACATTCGGAAGTAACACTAGAAAGTTGAAAGTAGGGTATGGAGGAGGTACCTTGTACCCTAGTGTGACTTATCTGATGTAAAATAGTCAATCACGGACAACTTGCCCCTACTTGAATGCATAAAGAGTGGAAGCAAGATATGAAAGTTGAAAGTATGAGAGAACGTTCACCTGCAAGTGTAAATGAAGAGAATAGAGTTGGAGGTCTTTGTCTTTGATAACAAGGTCGAAAACTCTTCTCTGCTTATGCTTGTGAAGGACCATCACTCCTATTAGTAAAGCTCCAAATGCAATAAAAAGCAGCAGCATCCATCCATATGGCCTTCCTGCAGCTCTTCCACTTCCACTGCTACTCTGCGTACTGTGTCCCTTGAGCCCTCCTCCCACTCCCATTACTTACTCTCTTTGGTATGTGACTTGAGAAAGAATTATGAAACAATGCGAATAACACTAGTAATATATAAAATGACATATCTCATGTTATATATGTTCCTTTTTCTGGTAAATCACAGCTTCAGTGTTGCTCTAAGTTACTTTGTATGTAATCATCCAACAAATGCCATCGATCTGCCACTGCATTTTTCGTGTCATTTTATTAATATTGACCTAAAAATGTGCATGGATCCAAAGACTTATTACTAAACAAATTAAATGATTTTCTTCTATATACGTGCTATTTTTATATGTTTTTTACCAATATTATATTTATGAAAACAATATCATTCCATGCACCTGTTTGTCAATTCCAGTAAGTCCACTTAATTGGGCTTAAGCCCATAAACACTTAGGACCGAATGTTTGGGGTCCAACTTATCATCAACTTCTTATAATGGGATAAGCGCATAAATAAAATGTACCTAACCCGGTACTTTTCTTCCTCACTTATCCAATAAACACTTAGGACCGAATGTTTGGGGTCCAACTTATCATCAGCTTCTTATAATGGGATAAGCGCATAAGTAAAATGTACCTAACCCGGTACTTTTCTTCCTCACTTATCCAATCTCTAACCTAGGCGCCTTTTTTCTCACATATCTCCGATCTCTCCTATCTCTCTCAGTTTGGCGCCCAAATCCCGTTCGATCTTTCTACAGCTGCTTCGATTCTCGTCAGGTATCTCCCCTCTATCTCGTATGCGTGTGTTAGTTTCGTTAAAATAACAATTGGTTTCGTGTATTAATCGATGTCGATGTCAATTGGTTTTGTGTGTTAATCGATGTCGATGTTTAGGTGCTTAGTTATGGAAGAATGTTTTATGTGTGTTGGTTTGTTTACCAATGTATTAATAAGTTTTCatgttttgtgatgtttttgtaGTATGGGTTGTGCTTATTATATAGTTTCTTTACCTCCATGTACTACACGGTTAAGGAGGTTAATTGGATAGGGTTAAAAAGTATGCTAATATGAACAATGTGTTGTGGTTAATCCTGTATGCATTTATTGAATGATGGGAATTTGTTATATTTATAAGTGGAGGAATGTTTTATATTAGAGTATATTGGTATTTTTATAAGTGGAGGAATTGAGTTGTTTAGTTCTTGTTTCAGTCATAGGAGATTTATTTAAGTTTGCTTTAAGGTTTAACCTGAAGTATTAATTAATCATTGATCGATGTTAGTGTTTTGTGCAGATGTCAAGGGCACAATCTAAGATACGGCGACGGGATCAATCATCAGGTGCGGCTCCTCCTGTATGTGCGACTCCTTCTGTATCATTCGCTGCCAAGTGGGGAGATGATGAACACGATTTATTTGTGAGGCTATGTTATGGTGAGGTTGTTAAAGACAACAGGCCTAACACCACTTTGAACAAAGAAGGTTGGAATGCTGTGTATCACCAATTTGCTGCTCGTTCAGGAAAAGATCCCGTTTGGGATTTAAGAAA
It contains:
- the LOC141721026 gene encoding uncharacterized protein LOC141721026; the protein is MASSITARQALNLTRLSASRSASQIQRRGFSGAADHHGPPKVNCWEAPMSPSTWKEEHFVIVSLSGWGLVLFGGYKAFSGGKKEEKQPEAAK
- the LOC141721025 gene encoding uncharacterized protein LOC141721025, with translation MGVGGGLKGHSTQSSSGSGRAAGRPYGWMLLLFIAFGALLIGVMVLHKHKQRRVFDLVIKDKDLQLYSLHLHLQKERDFAKEAKRKSEELKSELYTLRNQKSELSGKILEMQSTISSLKEEHKTIESSLEEKQNEINLMKEREKNVNTQNNRGSILDQALSLKEAESEDLKRDLKLPVRNWDINFKYPNSAVNLTTIIGIARRDETVSTNKENGGRMDAYIKIAGGEKGEDRRETENAAFSRKISGEEPHILKGSLQEFPHKNTTAKSHGEQMGYKSSKDGGLKIDTQRSNTNGTQAKANTVVDFQKVKDVDGATLATNSKFENSGQEKNVVGSAKGKRFFRNERDGKQKKRHEETELLGVDIRIASNENDATLKLLKPVLWKEGKETKGETKVGSESKTKKDHSSSVLKMHMNTENRIPESFSQLANEVQVNRNINELKSKITSDDRKKKPKEIVHPEAQANEKTHRTERSGNDKAANAKKRNIAKNTADISDWEVDTTYE